The genome window AATACCCCGTCGAATACATCAGGACTTTCTGCATGGCGCTATCCCTTCGCAATGGGCATGCCCGCCTGCACCCAGCCGGACAGGCCGCCCGACAGGCTGCTGACTTCGGCGAAGCCCTGGGCCTTGAACTGAGCCACCGCCTTGGCCGCGTCGCGGCCGTTGCTGCCCACCAGGATGAGCGGCTTGTTCTTGGGCAGGCCGGCCGCCTTCTGCGCCAGGTCGGCCAGCGGCACGCTGCGCGACTGGGCGATG of Pigmentiphaga sp. H8 contains these proteins:
- a CDS encoding rhodanese-like domain-containing protein: MKFILDNILLIALALVSGGLLLWQSLRGGQSGGAMSAAEATAAANQRQAVFVDVRPAADFSAGHIAQSRSVPLADLAQKAAGLPKNKPLILVGSNGRDAAKAVAQFKAQGFAEVSSLSGGLSGWVQAGMPIAKG